In a single window of the Streptacidiphilus sp. P02-A3a genome:
- a CDS encoding aroma-sacti cluster domain-containing protein, translated as MTVPDDHPDRSDPLARLRDAGFDLDAFDDDQLDLLAGLSTDELTVLLDIRERIGEVRPEVELHGHEMPMTIGGLLF; from the coding sequence ATGACCGTCCCCGACGACCACCCCGACCGGTCCGACCCGCTGGCCCGGCTGCGCGACGCGGGCTTCGACCTCGACGCCTTCGACGACGACCAGCTCGACCTGCTGGCCGGTCTCAGCACGGACGAACTGACCGTGCTGCTGGACATCAGGGAGCGGATCGGGGAGGTCCGGCCGGAGGTGGAGCTGCACGGCCACGAGATGCCGATGACCATCGGCGGCCTGCTGTTCTGA
- a CDS encoding S-methyl-5'-thioadenosine phosphorylase: MASPDAESPTAAIGVIGGSGFYRLLEGARRIEVDTPYGAPSDALTVGQVGGREVAFLPRHGEDHRWPPHRINYRANLWALRALGVRQVLAPCAVGSLRREVPPGSVVVPDQVVDRTTGRIQTFYDQGAVHVSFADPYCPTGRTALLKAAASGGIPARDGGTMVVVEGPRFSSRAESRWYADAGWSLVNMTGLPEASLARELGLCYASVALVTDYDAGVDADESVDQEEVFRVFAENTERLRGLLLEALTLLPDHRQCRCASALDGLPLPFDLP; the protein is encoded by the coding sequence ATGGCCAGCCCAGACGCGGAGAGCCCCACCGCCGCCATCGGCGTGATCGGGGGCAGCGGCTTCTACCGGCTGCTGGAAGGCGCCCGCCGGATCGAGGTCGACACCCCCTACGGTGCGCCCTCGGACGCGCTGACCGTCGGCCAGGTGGGTGGACGCGAGGTCGCCTTCCTGCCGCGCCACGGCGAGGACCACCGCTGGCCGCCGCACCGGATCAACTACCGGGCGAACCTCTGGGCGCTGCGCGCGCTCGGCGTCCGCCAGGTGCTGGCCCCGTGCGCGGTCGGCTCGCTCCGCCGGGAGGTCCCCCCGGGCAGCGTCGTCGTCCCGGACCAGGTGGTCGACCGGACCACCGGCCGGATCCAGACCTTCTACGACCAGGGCGCGGTCCACGTCTCCTTCGCCGACCCCTACTGCCCGACCGGCCGCACCGCCCTGCTGAAGGCGGCGGCCTCCGGCGGCATCCCCGCCCGGGACGGCGGGACGATGGTGGTGGTCGAGGGCCCCCGCTTCTCCAGCCGCGCGGAGTCGCGCTGGTACGCCGACGCCGGGTGGTCGCTGGTCAACATGACCGGCCTGCCGGAGGCCTCCCTCGCCCGCGAACTCGGGCTCTGCTACGCGTCGGTGGCGCTGGTGACCGACTACGACGCGGGCGTCGACGCGGACGAGAGCGTGGACCAGGAGGAGGTGTTCCGGGTCTTCGCCGAGAACACCGAACGGCTGCGCGGGCTGCTGCTGGAGGCGCTGACCCTGCTGCCCGACCACCGGCAGTGCCGCTGCGCCTCGGCCCTGGACGGCCTGCCCCTCCCGTTCGACCTGCCCTGA
- a CDS encoding protease pro-enzyme activation domain-containing protein gives MAPIRSPRRGRLAGRLIPTTVAVTAAAALALATAPSALAAAPTAADARVPLATGGGLVPSGAVDEGTAPQTGTLTIRAYLNVRDRTGLDRLAQRISTPGDRLYHHYLTPAEYAAAYAPTANQAAAVARWLRSAGLRVTGSGADYVAAGGSQAAVDRALGTSTHRFRWDGRTFQAPATALSVPSAVAADVLSVSGVSTLTPTVRPSSAESLPAGITGPAVAAAASSATCSSSYGATPATGLPAAYGATQPWQACGYQPSQLRSAYGVTGTGLTGAGTRIAVVGAYASATIAADAQTYATDNGEQAWAPGQFTQQLPTGLAAQPSNWGMEEAMDVEAVHAIAPSADVRYVAAAGTDDDSFLDAVTSIVDGHTADIVSCSWVLGADTGIPSATVAAFEQDFEQGAVEGVGFDFASGDTGAQALSQDGNGPAVTATQYPASSPWVTAVGGTSLAVGSSGQYLWETGWETDYASLSTDGSAWQGLPGSFAGGSGGGASGVFDRPFYQYGTVPASALNSGGVARRAVPDVAMDADPVTGMLVGQTFALPTGNIFVQYASGGSSLAAPLFAGIQALAQQKAGQPLGFANPLIYRASRAGDFRDVTDTPPGTTGPLAAAHTVTSVSPTGTLSTSDVLATFGQARDAGLAATPGYDDVTGVGSPTSGYFDSAAALDGLG, from the coding sequence ATGGCGCCGATCCGCAGTCCCCGGCGAGGCAGACTCGCCGGACGCCTCATCCCGACCACCGTGGCGGTCACGGCCGCCGCCGCGCTCGCGCTGGCGACGGCGCCGTCCGCGCTGGCCGCCGCCCCCACCGCCGCCGACGCCCGGGTGCCGCTCGCCACCGGCGGCGGCCTGGTCCCGTCCGGCGCGGTGGACGAGGGCACCGCGCCGCAGACCGGGACGCTGACCATCCGGGCGTACCTGAACGTCCGCGACCGGACCGGCCTGGACCGGCTCGCGCAGCGGATCTCCACCCCCGGCGACCGGCTCTACCACCACTACCTGACCCCGGCCGAGTACGCCGCCGCCTACGCGCCGACCGCGAACCAGGCCGCCGCCGTGGCGCGTTGGCTGCGCTCCGCCGGGCTGCGGGTGACCGGCTCCGGCGCCGACTACGTCGCCGCCGGCGGCAGCCAGGCGGCGGTCGACCGGGCGCTCGGCACCAGCACCCACCGCTTCCGCTGGGACGGCCGCACCTTCCAGGCCCCGGCGACCGCGCTCAGCGTGCCCAGCGCGGTCGCCGCCGACGTGCTCTCGGTCTCCGGGGTGAGCACGCTGACGCCCACCGTCCGGCCGTCGTCCGCCGAGTCCCTCCCGGCCGGGATCACCGGCCCGGCCGTGGCCGCGGCGGCGTCGAGCGCGACCTGCTCCTCCTCGTACGGGGCCACTCCGGCCACCGGCCTGCCCGCCGCCTACGGGGCCACCCAGCCCTGGCAGGCCTGCGGCTACCAGCCCAGCCAGCTGCGCAGCGCCTACGGCGTCACCGGCACCGGCCTGACCGGCGCCGGCACCCGGATCGCGGTGGTCGGCGCCTACGCCTCGGCCACGATCGCCGCCGACGCCCAGACCTACGCCACCGACAACGGCGAACAGGCTTGGGCGCCGGGGCAGTTCACCCAGCAGCTGCCGACCGGGCTGGCCGCCCAGCCGAGCAACTGGGGCATGGAGGAGGCGATGGACGTGGAGGCGGTGCACGCGATCGCGCCCAGCGCCGACGTCCGCTACGTCGCGGCGGCCGGGACCGACGACGACAGCTTCCTGGACGCGGTCACCAGCATCGTCGACGGCCACACGGCCGACATCGTCTCCTGCTCCTGGGTGCTCGGCGCGGACACCGGCATCCCGTCCGCGACCGTGGCCGCCTTCGAGCAGGACTTCGAACAGGGCGCGGTCGAGGGCGTCGGATTCGACTTCGCCTCCGGCGACACCGGCGCGCAGGCGCTCTCGCAGGACGGCAACGGCCCGGCGGTCACCGCCACCCAGTACCCGGCGTCCAGCCCCTGGGTCACCGCGGTCGGCGGCACCAGCCTGGCCGTCGGCTCCTCCGGGCAGTACCTGTGGGAGACCGGCTGGGAGACCGACTACGCCTCGCTGTCCACCGACGGCAGCGCCTGGCAGGGCCTCCCCGGCAGCTTCGCCGGTGGTTCCGGCGGTGGCGCCAGCGGGGTGTTCGACCGCCCGTTCTACCAGTACGGCACGGTCCCGGCGTCCGCGCTCAACAGCGGCGGCGTGGCCCGCCGCGCGGTGCCGGACGTGGCCATGGACGCGGACCCGGTCACCGGCATGCTGGTGGGCCAGACCTTCGCGCTGCCGACCGGGAACATCTTCGTGCAGTACGCCTCGGGCGGCAGCAGCCTGGCCGCCCCGCTGTTCGCCGGGATCCAGGCACTGGCCCAGCAGAAGGCCGGGCAGCCGCTCGGCTTCGCCAACCCGCTGATCTACCGGGCGTCCCGGGCCGGGGACTTCCGCGACGTCACCGACACGCCCCCGGGCACCACCGGCCCGCTGGCCGCCGCGCACACGGTCACCAGCGTCAGCCCGACCGGGACGCTGAGCACCAGCGACGTGCTCGCCACCTTCGGCCAGGCGCGCGACGCGGGCCTGGCGGCGACTCCCGGCTACGACGACGTGACCGGCGTCGGCTCGCCCACCAGCGGCTACTTCGACTCCGCCGCCGCCCTCGACGGGCTCGGCTGA
- a CDS encoding cytochrome P450 → MTISDLVPALETPSAVLARLMSPEGLTNPYPHYHALRALAPVHKAGNIHFLTGYAECQQVLNDPSFRVQDPQWYDANLPGWRDSTATRLMYQSMQSRNNPDHNRLRRMVGGAFSPRRMAEYRLLVERVVGGMLDRMADAGSDGSPVDLMSYLAYPLPTAVIGEMLGVPEEDREHFRGLGIDFFTVMDLYVGDDAQARSDAAAKAMLDYWSGMVRDRRRSPREDLTTELTRARDAGALSEDELLGLLMFLFTAGYGTTAALLGNAAEQLLLNPAEADRLRLDDSVTEAVVEESLRHEPPSQIAPRMTSEDRTVGGVDIPAGQLLVALLGAANRDPAQYAEPDRFLPSRPPGRVLSFGGGLHFCIGAALSRMEGAVVLPRLVRRFPRLAMGGTPVRRQVLRMRLHSSFPVDTRG, encoded by the coding sequence ATGACGATCAGTGACTTGGTGCCCGCCCTGGAGACCCCGTCGGCCGTTCTCGCCCGGCTGATGTCGCCGGAGGGCCTGACCAACCCCTACCCGCACTACCACGCGCTCCGGGCGCTGGCCCCGGTGCACAAGGCCGGCAACATCCACTTCCTGACCGGGTACGCCGAGTGCCAGCAGGTGCTCAACGACCCGAGCTTCCGGGTCCAGGACCCGCAGTGGTACGACGCGAACCTGCCCGGCTGGCGGGACAGCACCGCCACCCGGCTGATGTACCAGTCCATGCAGAGCCGCAACAACCCGGACCACAACCGGCTGCGGCGGATGGTCGGCGGCGCCTTCTCGCCGCGCCGGATGGCCGAGTACCGGCTGCTGGTGGAGCGGGTCGTCGGCGGCATGCTGGACCGGATGGCGGACGCGGGCTCGGACGGCAGCCCGGTCGACCTGATGTCGTACCTGGCCTACCCGCTGCCGACGGCGGTCATCGGCGAGATGCTGGGCGTGCCCGAGGAGGACCGAGAGCACTTCCGCGGCCTCGGCATCGACTTCTTCACGGTGATGGACCTGTACGTCGGCGACGACGCCCAGGCCCGCTCGGACGCCGCCGCCAAGGCGATGCTGGACTACTGGTCCGGCATGGTCCGCGACCGCCGCCGGTCGCCGCGCGAGGACCTGACCACCGAGCTCACCCGGGCCCGCGACGCCGGGGCGCTGTCCGAGGACGAGCTGCTCGGGCTGCTGATGTTCCTGTTCACCGCCGGGTACGGGACCACCGCCGCGCTGCTCGGGAACGCCGCCGAGCAGCTGCTGCTGAACCCGGCCGAGGCGGACCGGCTGCGGCTGGACGACTCGGTGACCGAGGCGGTGGTGGAGGAGTCGCTGCGGCACGAGCCGCCGTCCCAGATCGCGCCCCGGATGACCAGCGAGGACCGCACCGTCGGCGGGGTGGACATCCCGGCCGGTCAGCTGCTGGTGGCGCTGCTCGGCGCGGCCAACCGGGACCCGGCGCAGTACGCGGAGCCGGACCGGTTCCTGCCCTCGCGCCCGCCGGGGCGGGTGCTGAGCTTCGGCGGCGGGCTGCACTTCTGCATCGGCGCGGCGCTGTCGCGGATGGAGGGCGCGGTGGTGCTGCCCCGGTTGGTGCGGCGCTTCCCGCGGCTCGCGATGGGCGGCACGCCGGTCCGGCGGCAGGTGCTGCGGATGCGGCTGCACAGCAGCTTCCCGGTGGACACCCGCGGCTGA
- a CDS encoding TauD/TfdA family dioxygenase → MTAPHLTIVESEQRLPWDQAGAEAGLPPADRPGRAVRGGPRRLRRIGPNQADRPYRRFGLTPLSPVIGAEVSGVDLGAPLDQELRAELRRAFLEWKVLFFRDQRITQEQQTAFARLWGELEQQSLAPGAPGPGVARYVKDAANAGFENAWHADMTGRPRPAMAFVLRLLDGPEVGGDTLFTDAGAAYDCLPAEVRSALEGLRAVHDLTATMGRFVPADEIARIREQYPPVSHPVVRTHPETGRPTLFVNSVFTDRIEGMEPERGEQLLQYLFRQLQAPEYQCRFRWTPGSVAFWDNRAVQHYAVSDYFPAGRVTERVAVAGGVPF, encoded by the coding sequence ATGACCGCACCGCACCTGACCATCGTCGAATCCGAGCAGCGCCTGCCCTGGGACCAGGCCGGTGCGGAGGCCGGGCTGCCACCGGCGGACCGGCCCGGGCGGGCGGTGCGCGGCGGGCCGCGGCGGCTGCGCCGGATCGGCCCGAACCAGGCCGACCGGCCGTACCGGCGCTTCGGGCTGACCCCGCTCAGCCCGGTGATCGGCGCCGAGGTCAGCGGCGTCGACCTCGGCGCGCCGCTGGACCAGGAGCTGCGCGCGGAGCTGCGCCGGGCGTTCCTGGAGTGGAAGGTGCTGTTCTTCCGGGACCAGCGGATCACCCAGGAGCAGCAGACCGCGTTCGCCCGGCTCTGGGGCGAGCTCGAACAGCAGAGCCTGGCCCCCGGCGCCCCCGGTCCCGGGGTCGCCCGCTACGTCAAGGACGCCGCCAACGCGGGCTTCGAGAACGCCTGGCACGCCGACATGACCGGACGTCCGCGCCCGGCCATGGCCTTCGTGCTGCGGCTGCTCGACGGCCCCGAGGTGGGCGGCGACACGCTGTTCACCGACGCCGGGGCCGCGTACGACTGCCTCCCGGCCGAGGTGCGGTCGGCGCTGGAGGGGCTGCGGGCGGTGCACGACCTGACCGCGACCATGGGCCGCTTCGTCCCGGCCGACGAGATCGCCCGGATCCGGGAGCAGTACCCGCCGGTGTCGCACCCGGTGGTGCGCACCCACCCGGAGACCGGACGGCCGACGCTGTTCGTCAACTCGGTCTTCACCGACCGGATCGAGGGGATGGAGCCGGAGCGCGGCGAGCAGCTGCTCCAGTACCTGTTCCGGCAGCTCCAGGCGCCCGAGTACCAGTGCCGGTTCCGCTGGACGCCGGGATCGGTGGCCTTCTGGGACAACCGGGCGGTGCAGCACTACGCGGTCTCCGACTACTTCCCGGCCGGGCGGGTCACCGAGCGGGTGGCCGTGGCCGGGGGCGTTCCGTTCTGA
- a CDS encoding ABC transporter permease — translation MTTQTVGPEAPAAPGPGTGAQDGLGIPTGRRLLPFLSLLARDLRVIRRDLLGFVLRSTTQPLLFVFVFAYVMPKTAGAGGAAADPGGLSFSTVLVPGMVASAVMMQGIMSVSTPLVMELSYTREIEDRVLAPLPLWMLGLSKILVGALQGCVAGLMVLPCVLFVHAPGQAPHISTAHWPQALGVLVLAALLMAGVGLLIGTIVEPRKLSALFTVVMVPITMLGCVYYPWASLRGVGWLQWAILVNPLVYVSEALRAAFDPTMPHLPVWAFMSALTFGTALVCAAAVRTLQRRLSD, via the coding sequence ATGACCACACAGACGGTAGGACCCGAGGCGCCCGCCGCGCCCGGACCCGGCACCGGGGCCCAGGACGGGCTCGGGATCCCGACCGGGCGGCGGCTGCTGCCGTTCCTCTCGCTGCTCGCCCGCGACCTGCGGGTGATCCGCCGCGACCTGCTCGGCTTCGTGCTGCGGTCGACCACCCAGCCGCTGCTGTTCGTCTTCGTCTTCGCCTACGTGATGCCGAAGACGGCGGGCGCGGGCGGGGCCGCCGCCGACCCGGGCGGCCTGTCGTTCTCGACCGTGCTGGTGCCCGGGATGGTCGCCTCGGCGGTGATGATGCAGGGCATCATGTCGGTGTCCACACCGCTGGTGATGGAGCTCTCGTACACCCGGGAGATCGAGGACCGGGTGCTCGCCCCGCTGCCGCTGTGGATGCTGGGCCTGTCCAAGATCCTGGTGGGCGCCCTCCAGGGCTGCGTGGCCGGGCTGATGGTGCTGCCCTGCGTGCTGTTCGTGCACGCGCCGGGCCAGGCCCCGCACATCTCCACCGCGCACTGGCCGCAGGCGCTGGGCGTGCTGGTGCTCGCCGCACTGCTGATGGCCGGGGTCGGGCTGCTGATCGGCACGATCGTGGAGCCGCGCAAGCTCAGCGCGCTGTTCACGGTGGTGATGGTGCCGATCACCATGCTGGGCTGCGTCTACTACCCGTGGGCCTCGCTGCGCGGGGTCGGCTGGCTCCAGTGGGCGATCCTGGTCAACCCGCTGGTGTACGTGAGCGAGGCGCTGCGGGCCGCGTTCGACCCGACCATGCCGCACCTGCCGGTCTGGGCCTTCATGAGCGCGCTGACCTTCGGCACCGCGCTGGTCTGCGCCGCCGCGGTGCGGACGCTGCAACGCAGGCTCAGCGACTAG
- a CDS encoding patatin-like phospholipase family protein: MSQERALVLGGGGVAGIAWTTGVLAGLADAGVDVGDPDRLLGTSAGAVVAAQLRLVADLAALYRAQVEPALQNHELTPPPDARAKAFAFGCRLGALDLDPVERRRRMGEMALAAETVPEPERMSVIEARLTPLGAPQPPPAAADTRHPGAQQPPHADPAHPRAGTPHPLPHSHPHPHPLPHPHSLPLPHPHPHSLPHPHSLPHPHSLPLPHPHPHSLPHPHSLPLPHPHPHSLPHAVPGWPPRPLAVVALDAHTGRTRVFDRDSGVRLADAVAASCAVPGVWPPVTIGDRRYIDGGVRSLVNLDLMAEPGRVLVIAPSRDRPLAQDALSAAVHGQITLVTPDGAARAAFGTDPLLPGTRTASARAGYAQGRAAAGSVAELWDGR, translated from the coding sequence GTGTCGCAGGAACGCGCGCTGGTGCTGGGCGGCGGCGGGGTGGCCGGTATCGCCTGGACGACCGGGGTCCTGGCCGGGCTCGCCGACGCCGGGGTGGACGTCGGCGACCCGGACCGGCTGCTCGGCACCTCGGCCGGCGCGGTGGTGGCCGCGCAGCTGCGGCTGGTCGCGGACCTGGCGGCGCTCTACCGCGCCCAGGTCGAACCAGCCCTGCAGAACCACGAGTTGACGCCGCCGCCGGACGCCAGGGCGAAGGCGTTCGCGTTCGGCTGCCGCCTGGGCGCGCTGGACCTCGACCCGGTGGAGCGCCGCCGCCGGATGGGCGAGATGGCCCTCGCCGCCGAGACCGTCCCGGAGCCGGAACGCATGTCCGTCATCGAGGCCCGGCTCACCCCGCTGGGCGCGCCCCAACCTCCGCCCGCCGCCGCCGACACCCGACACCCCGGCGCGCAACAACCCCCGCACGCCGATCCCGCGCACCCCCGCGCGGGCACCCCGCACCCGCTCCCGCACTCGCACCCGCACCCGCACCCGCTCCCGCACCCGCACTCGCTTCCCCTCCCGCACCCGCACCCGCACTCGCTCCCGCACCCGCACTCGCTCCCGCACCCGCACTCGCTTCCCCTCCCGCACCCGCACCCGCACTCGCTCCCGCACCCGCACTCGCTTCCCCTCCCGCACCCGCACCCGCACTCGCTCCCGCACGCCGTGCCCGGCTGGCCGCCGCGCCCGCTGGCGGTGGTCGCGCTGGACGCGCACACCGGCCGCACCCGGGTCTTCGACCGGGACAGCGGGGTCCGGCTCGCCGACGCGGTCGCCGCGAGCTGCGCCGTCCCCGGCGTCTGGCCGCCGGTGACCATCGGCGACCGCCGCTACATCGACGGCGGCGTCCGCAGCCTGGTCAACCTGGACCTGATGGCCGAGCCGGGCCGGGTGCTGGTGATCGCGCCGAGCCGGGACCGCCCGCTCGCGCAGGACGCGCTGTCCGCCGCCGTCCACGGCCAGATCACGCTGGTCACCCCGGACGGCGCCGCCCGGGCCGCCTTCGGCACCGACCCGCTGCTGCCCGGCACCAGGACCGCCTCCGCCCGGGCCGGATACGCCCAGGGCCGGGCCGCCGCAGGCTCCGTGGCCGAGCTGTGGGACGGCCGCTGA
- a CDS encoding CapA family protein, which produces MALGGDWMATRGSVLADSPRAQALRTLLTSADFSFANLEVVAADWQGHPVRDPLGSTLATGARVLDDLRDAGIDMVSFANNHALDMGTEGLLAQLRELRSRGLAVAGAGPELTSARMPAYVDRPGGSAALIACTASFGPGQEAAATGLQLPGRPGVSPLRHQQVLEVTEEQLAVLRRIDRETGLAAQRAGIVAMIGSDPWSAEADPFPFLGGLFRAAAAPGLRTSVDEQDLAGILLWVREARQRSDLVVVSVHSHESGPSPLEPAAFLRAFAHAAIEAGADMVVGHGPHRLRGIEVHRGRPIFYSLGNLVSQIELTQRLPAEDYAKVPSGRPLSPFGFFNARSLADTRGFATGREYWETVVPVVTAAAPAAADGRYRPSVVELHPVTLGFGLPTHRRGRPACAAPEDGRRILAELAELSAGYGTVLELAEGPTGPIGRLPLS; this is translated from the coding sequence GTGGCGCTGGGCGGGGACTGGATGGCGACCCGGGGTTCGGTACTGGCCGACAGCCCCCGGGCGCAGGCCCTGCGCACGCTGCTGACCTCGGCCGACTTCAGCTTCGCCAACCTGGAGGTGGTCGCCGCCGACTGGCAGGGGCACCCGGTCCGGGACCCGCTCGGCTCGACCCTGGCCACCGGCGCGCGGGTGCTGGACGATCTGCGTGACGCCGGGATCGACATGGTCAGCTTCGCCAACAACCACGCGCTGGACATGGGCACCGAGGGGCTGCTCGCGCAGCTGCGCGAACTGCGCTCCCGGGGACTGGCGGTGGCCGGCGCCGGTCCCGAGCTGACCAGCGCCCGGATGCCCGCCTACGTGGACCGCCCCGGCGGCAGCGCCGCGCTGATCGCCTGCACCGCCAGCTTCGGACCCGGCCAGGAGGCCGCGGCGACCGGCCTGCAACTGCCCGGCCGCCCCGGGGTGAGCCCGCTGCGGCACCAGCAGGTGCTGGAGGTCACCGAGGAGCAGCTGGCGGTGCTGCGCCGGATCGACCGGGAGACCGGGCTGGCCGCGCAGCGCGCCGGGATCGTGGCGATGATCGGCAGCGACCCGTGGAGCGCCGAGGCCGACCCCTTCCCCTTCCTCGGCGGCCTCTTCCGGGCCGCCGCCGCCCCGGGGCTGCGGACCAGCGTCGACGAGCAGGACCTGGCCGGGATCCTGCTCTGGGTCCGCGAGGCGCGGCAGCGCAGCGACCTGGTGGTGGTCAGCGTGCACTCGCACGAGTCCGGGCCGAGCCCGCTGGAACCGGCGGCCTTCCTGCGCGCCTTCGCCCACGCGGCGATCGAGGCCGGGGCGGACATGGTGGTCGGCCACGGCCCGCACCGGCTGCGCGGGATCGAGGTGCACCGGGGGCGGCCGATCTTCTACAGCCTCGGAAACCTGGTCAGCCAGATCGAGTTGACGCAGCGCCTGCCCGCCGAGGACTACGCCAAGGTGCCGTCGGGCCGTCCGCTCAGCCCGTTCGGCTTCTTCAACGCGCGCAGCCTCGCCGACACCCGGGGCTTCGCCACCGGCCGCGAGTACTGGGAGACGGTGGTGCCGGTGGTCACCGCCGCCGCGCCCGCCGCCGCGGACGGGCGGTACCGGCCGTCCGTGGTCGAGCTGCACCCGGTGACCCTCGGCTTCGGGCTGCCGACGCACCGCCGGGGCCGCCCGGCCTGCGCCGCACCGGAGGACGGCCGCCGGATCCTCGCCGAGCTGGCCGAACTCTCGGCCGGGTACGGCACGGTGCTGGAACTCGCCGAGGGGCCGACCGGCCCGATCGGCCGCCTGCCGCTGAGCTGA
- a CDS encoding ABC transporter ATP-binding protein, whose amino-acid sequence MAATAIETEDLHKTYENGGRAVQAVRGISLTVRQGESFGLLGPNGAGKSTTFGMLTTRVRPSSGRMRVAGADPVADPVAVKRRIGAVTQYNTLDRQLTALENLEFRGRFAGLSARAARARGQELLDRFGLGDRSDTMVHHLSGGQAQRVMIARALLTRPSVLFLDEPTSGLDPQTRVNLWDLLREMHAEGQTIVLTTHYLEEAEALCERIAVVDHGTVLASGTQDELKEREGGDSVVTLVHEPGTDLDDLLDPVRAIPGVTRAEARDSTLRVHTSHLEGAVPALLRASLDAGLLVLDVSVRRPSLETVFLALTGREYRE is encoded by the coding sequence ATGGCTGCCACAGCCATCGAGACCGAGGACCTGCACAAGACGTACGAGAACGGCGGCAGGGCGGTCCAGGCGGTACGCGGGATCTCGCTGACCGTGCGACAGGGGGAGTCCTTCGGCCTGCTCGGCCCCAACGGGGCCGGGAAGTCGACCACGTTCGGCATGCTCACCACCCGGGTCCGGCCGAGTTCCGGCCGGATGCGGGTGGCCGGGGCGGACCCGGTCGCCGACCCGGTCGCGGTCAAGCGGCGGATCGGCGCGGTGACCCAGTACAACACGCTGGACCGGCAGTTGACGGCGCTGGAGAACCTGGAGTTCCGGGGCAGGTTCGCCGGGCTCAGCGCGCGGGCGGCCCGGGCGCGCGGCCAGGAACTGCTCGACCGCTTCGGCCTGGGCGACCGCTCGGACACCATGGTCCACCACCTCTCCGGTGGCCAGGCGCAGCGGGTGATGATCGCCCGGGCGCTGCTGACCCGGCCGTCGGTGCTGTTCCTGGACGAGCCGACCTCCGGCCTCGACCCGCAGACCCGGGTGAACCTCTGGGACCTGCTGCGGGAGATGCACGCCGAGGGCCAGACCATCGTGCTGACCACGCACTACCTGGAGGAGGCGGAGGCGCTCTGCGAGCGGATCGCCGTGGTCGACCACGGCACCGTGCTCGCCTCCGGGACCCAGGACGAGCTGAAGGAGCGGGAGGGCGGCGACTCGGTGGTGACCCTGGTCCACGAGCCGGGCACCGACCTGGACGACCTGCTCGACCCGGTCCGCGCCATCCCCGGAGTGACCCGCGCCGAGGCGCGGGACTCCACCCTGCGGGTGCACACCTCGCACCTGGAGGGGGCGGTCCCGGCGCTGCTGCGGGCCAGCCTGGACGCCGGGCTGCTGGTGCTCGACGTCTCCGTTCGCCGTCCCAGCCTGGAGACGGTCTTCCTCGCGCTGACCGGACGGGAGTACCGGGAATGA